The nucleotide sequence GCTGTAGGCCCTGCGCATGTAGCAGGCGTCGCCTTGGCTTTTGCCTGAGTGCCTGATTCATCCTGAATTTCTTGTGCGTGCCTAGTAATCCCCAACTTGGAATGCTGCCAATGTAACGTTCAGAAATGGCGCGGAAACCAGCATGCCCTCGCAGTCTGCTTGCACATCATCATCTATCGTCTTTCACACGCATGGGGTGATGGGCATGGCCAAATCCACTTTCCAAAGGTGCAGCGATGCAGTCGATTTCTCGCACACTCCACTCGCCCCCGAAACGCCGGTGCGTGCTCTGCTACTGCTAGTCTGATAGGCCTACTGCAACACACAACCGCACCACCATTCCACTGCGCTGCACAGCACAACCGTCACATGAGACGAGACCTCGCCGTCCTCGCGCCAGCACACGGCTCCTCGCCTCACTTTTCCCCCTCGTTGTGTTCTCTTGTCAGCCTCCAACACAAGACACACCAGCACGCAcacccctctcctctctcccGTCCCCTCACTCAGTCACAGACCATCTCGCCATTGCCTAGCTAGGGCTCGTTTAGTTGCGTCCTGATTTGGCGCCGCCAAATCTACTGTAGCAAAAGTAgctactgtagtatttcgtttgtatttggtaataattgtccaaacgttgactaattaggctcaaaacgttcgtctcgcaaagtacaatcaaactatgtaattagtttttgatttcgtcaacatttagtactccatgcatataccgcaagtttgatgtgacggggaatcttctttttgcatagtgccaaattctggaaattgggggaactaaacatgggTCTAGTTCAAAAGGCCTCCGAAGTCGAACAGTTCCTGCCGGGTGCCGGCTTCGTACATACAAAGCCAGACAGTGTCCCTCCAGAGTCCAGAGTAGCCTAGCTAGGCTCCTTCCCTCACCTGTTCCCCATTTTACAGCTCACAAAGGAGTTCACCCATCAACCAGCTTGCTGCATTCCCCATGGGAGGCGCCATGAGGCAGCTGCTTAGCTTGCTGGGAGCGATCAATGGCCGCcccagggagaagaagaagaagatgacgctGCGGCGGCGCCTGGTGCAGACGGTGGAGCTCAGGGTCAGGATGGACTGCGAGCGCTGCGAGCGCGAGGTCAAGAAAGCGCTCTCCGGCATGAGAGGTTGGTCATGCGTCACTTTGGTCCCCTGGCCCCTACGCATTCGCACCAAGTTTTCGTTGCTCGCTAGCATTGCGCCCTTAACCATGACTCCTCTCTTCTGCGCCCTGATGATGAGCTCTCTGCACTCTGCACTCTGCAGTCTGCACTCACTGAGTCAGTCAGTAATGACCATCATGTCCTTTCAGCACAAGCTTTTCGCAGCATACCTTTTTTTTCATCACTGCAATAATGCAGCAGCATATGGCGACACCTAAACATTGAGCAACACTAGCAAAAGAAGTTCCACTTCGAATCGAAGTGCTCTTGTGAAGAGAAGCCCAAATTTACAGCGGCGATTAATTAATATTATaccctcaaaattccaagttttttcactctctctccatcacatcaatttttgacgcatgcatggagcattaaatgtaggtaaaaaaaataactaattacacagtttggttgtaaatcacgagacgaatcttttgagcctagttagtctatgatcggataaagtttgtcaaatacaaacgaaacatgctacagtgtccagattacaaaaatttgcaatctaaacgaggcctaataACTCTGATGAAGCTGCCGCCTGCACTGCAGGAGTGCAGCATGTGGAGGTGAACAGGCTGCAGCAGAAGGTGGCGGTGACTGGCGAGGTGGACCCGGTCGCGGTGCTGCGGAGGGCTCAGTCCACGGGGAAGAAGGCGGAGCCGTGGCCCGGGCCCCAGAACACTGCCGGCTACTACACCCCGGCGGCCGCGGCCCTCTACGGCATCGGGGCGGCCCAGCTGCAGGCCCACGACGGCAGGTGGGCCAACCCGGCTGGCTACTACTACCCGTACCAGGTCCCGGTGATGGAGGCGGCCATCGGCGCCGAGCAGATCACCATTCTGTTCAGCGACGACAACCCCAACGCCTGCTCCGTCATGTGACGCCTGCGTGTGTTTTCAAGACAACAGTTCAGTTATCAGGCTCGTGGTTTAGCAGATAGAGTATCAAGCAGGAGTAGCTGTAGTGTGGCAGCATCGACAGTTCGTCACTGTAAATCTCGTGAGGTTTCTATGTGCTTAAATTGGGGAAGCATGCAGCAGAGTTTAGGACTACTACTACGTGGTTACATTAGGGGGAAGAATGCTTAGGTCGATTGCACTGCACACAGAGCAAAAGGCAAACTTGCCATTGAGAAATTCTACTGATCTAGTATGTGCTTAGATCCCTAACCGTTCTTTATGCTGCGATAAGGCAGTGGAACATGAGATCAGCTCTGAAGGTCAATATCTCTGTCTGTCTCTCTCACAGGCACGCACTAGTACTTTTCACTCTCTTTGTCCTCGTTTGAAACGTTGTGGGAAAGTAAGGCGCTGGATCATGATTCATAAGATATCTGAAAAAAACTATGATCTCCCGTACATAAAGCGGTCCGAGAGCAATGGAGTTCGGTGCACGGTGATACCATCAGATCCGAAGGGTGCATGGTGAGGTAAAACCGGCTTTTTTCTGCTAGTAGTGCGAAGCCTCCTTTCGTAGGCTCACTCATTCCTGCGCTGCGCATCTAAAAATCGCCATCCATTGCCCTTGGTGCGTGCACTGCAGTCTGCAGACGCCCTCCCTCATGGCTGCATCTCTGTGGTATACTGGTATTAGCAATAGCTAGGCTGGAAGCATGCACGGTGCTGTGGCGGCCTGCCGGGTGGGTTGGCATCGGCAAGGGTCTCTGAAAGTTCAAATGGGTTTGGCAAAAGTCGCGTGCTCGCCCACCACTGTAATTCGTCAGTTCGTGTGCGGTTCAGTCGTAAAACTTGACCAGCGGGGGGATGTGCTTTGTTGCAGTCAATCTGCTGAGACTGTGCAGACCCGTCCTCGAATGCGAGCTCACGAACTTGCTGTGGTGAGTCACCTGATCCGATCAGCTTTACTGGAAGATTGGCGCCAAACTGGTCCCAGGATATTGCTAGTGCATGCTGCTGCCTTTGTTCGTCGGTCTCAATTCAAAAATGAAAATCCGAACAGCACGATTCTTTCCTTCTCTGATTGGATGGTCCCAAACGGTATTATCACCTGATATCTCCTGTTGCCCTATTCCCTATCCAATATGTTTCCATAATATATATATGCTCAAAAAAGCATGTCTTTTGCAATATACGCAGTGAGATCTTGGCATGTATACCAACAACACGGTCCGTTAGTCTCGGAATAAGATTTCAGCTTCTTCGGCGAGTCGATACGGTGATGATACGAGAAATCCGTCAGTTCTGATCCCATCGCGTTCTCTTCCGTTCTTTAGAAAGAGACCGCATGCTCTGCGCTGATAGTGGGAGCCAAGCCAGCCAGCCACCGGGCACTTGGCTTTTGTCACACGCGGCATTACGTTACGGGTTTTCGTCATGTTCGCttcgcttataagccgtattttttcagctaacaaacaatatttttctctctgaATAAATCAGCTAACAATTCTTTCAACCATCAGCCAAGCCAGGGCATTTGTTTGGACGTACAAAACAAAAGTGGACGGAAAGAGGGCCTGACTTTAGGCCTTTAGCAGCAGGGGACCATGGGAACTGTAGGAGGAAGGGAACGGATCGAGGTGACGTGTTCCCGTTGCCTGATGGCTGTCCTGACCGTACACTAACGTGTGTACTTCTTGTCGGTCGCTAGTGAGAGCATAAATTTAGGCAGCCCCAAGATATTTTGCGCGATATCTTGAAAGGCACTGGACTAAGAATCTCTCGGCAGATTTTTCCTTCGTTCCTCAGGGCCTCCAGCACAGCACGGCACGTTGATCCGACGCGCAACCGAGCCGTTTTGGTTGGAGCTACACACGGCATGGCTCAGCTGAAAAAGTTCAAACAGTTTTTATAGAGCAATCGTAGATTCGTCTCAGTGCAGCATAGCTCGAGCCGCGCGATTGGACAGAAACAGAGCGGGCGCACGGGACCCTACCCTCGCCACGGCGCGACGTCCTAGCCCAACCACGAAAACGACCGAGCGCGCCTCAGAAAACGACGGGCTGAACCGGGAGATCGACGAAGCAACGCATGGCTGGCTGGCTGCTCTGGATCTCTGCAGCTGTCCGCTCGGTCAGGCTTATCAGTTataatatagtattttttttataataaaatggTATCAGCCGCTTATAAGTCATACAAACAATcaacgtcctgttcgtttggcttataagtcatactttttcaatcagcgaataatatttttctctcataataaattagccgACCGTACTTTTGAGTGATGGCTTATCAGGTGCTAGTCCTCGAGCTCCCGTGCGTGCGCGGTCGTGTGGCAGCCGCCGTACCCGACTTTTCCTGCGGCCGCCACGAAACGGTTGGGGCGGGGTCAGCTCAGCAGCCCCCGCAGGTTGGAGAAGCCATCGCGCATCGGCCAGCATACCGCAACCGCAAATACGTGCGCTGCGGCGAGGGCGACGGGTTTGGCGTgtctgctgccgctgccgctgcacgACACCTAGGCTGCGCGGATACCGACCTCGCCTTGCACGCAGCACCGGCTGCCACGCGTGCGCGCACCGCTAAACGCGGTCAAGGCGTCAAAGCCATCGCGCCTGCCGGGCTTCGCGCGCTTGTTTCTCGTGATCTGCGGTACGTGTGCCGCCGCAGGCTTTGGCGGGCTAGCAACAGAGTGGAATGAACCTTTTTTTCCTCCTGAAATTCATCGACGATACCCTGTCATAAAAAATAGCCATGTGACAGTAACTCCTAAAGCTCATTAAAATTAGTAGGCAAATTTCATAGTTTAgccattttgtaaaataaaaaacTACTTAAAAAAGAAGAGGTCTACAACATTCGTCTTATTTCTCATCTTTAGATGGCTAGCTGGTGCACTTTAGATGGCCATCGAAAAATCATGGGATAGCCAGCTTTCTATTTACAAATCCAAATAGCACGTCTATTGAAATCTATTTTTTTGATATATAAATTCTAAAATAGCCTCCAAAATAAAAAAGAACCGAACTGTTAGAGCTTCTCTAACAATCTAtttaatgcaaatgaaactcacaTGAAATTTCCACTAAGACTGACCTTAGAGCATTTCCAAGAGTATTTCTAAAAGTCgctctctaaatcattatttggagTCAATTTTTTTGAATAAAAATATCTTTCTATGTTTTTTCACTCTCTAGCAACTTTTTTTTATCTTGTGCGCACTCTAAATAATCATTCTCACTCTCCATCTTTGTCTAACGAGAAAtctaaaataaaatatgactatatTTAGATATGCAATTAAAGAAATTGTTGAAGatattttttttaccaaaatctctattcctaaccATTAAAAAGAATATAGAgaatctcttggagttgctcttagagcAAGCTCAATAATAAAGTTAATTATTTTGACTATAAAATTAGAATAGTAAGAGAGAAGTTATACAATAGTTATATCT is from Miscanthus floridulus cultivar M001 chromosome 7, ASM1932011v1, whole genome shotgun sequence and encodes:
- the LOC136464519 gene encoding heavy metal-associated isoprenylated plant protein 20-like isoform X1, producing MGGAMRQLLSLLGAINGRPREKKKKMTLRRRLVQTVELRVRMDCERCEREVKKALSGMRAAACTAGVQHVEVNRLQQKVAVTGEVDPVAVLRRAQSTGKKAEPWPGPQNTAGYYTPAAAALYGIGAAQLQAHDGRWANPAGYYYPYQVPVMEAAIGAEQITILFSDDNPNACSVM
- the LOC136464519 gene encoding heavy metal-associated isoprenylated plant protein 20-like isoform X2; the protein is MGGAMRQLLSLLGAINGRPREKKKKMTLRRRLVQTVELRVRMDCERCEREVKKALSGMRGVQHVEVNRLQQKVAVTGEVDPVAVLRRAQSTGKKAEPWPGPQNTAGYYTPAAAALYGIGAAQLQAHDGRWANPAGYYYPYQVPVMEAAIGAEQITILFSDDNPNACSVM